One genomic window of Danio rerio strain Tuebingen ecotype United States chromosome 24, GRCz12tu, whole genome shotgun sequence includes the following:
- the si:dkey-226l10.6 gene encoding uncharacterized protein si:dkey-226l10.6 — protein sequence MIHKCVIGGCPNRSDSIIHYMLPEDPRRRSLWMKFIEDSEAAVAVGSAGSSWRVCGDHFSEESFFTLNLGFSTCRILSVDAVPTVHPAARTAEKETPEAETESIENDTCSITISDTISLACVKDEPVEYELSTNATPGQEHNSSQDEDMKDEELEQAVTNDSLVVEPKKHRASANLINCPKCSQRFRSRRTLMKHWRAHHAKKKPKSEQKEKSGLHSEAPMNPEDKFLCRQCGKGFAHQAFLKAHRKVHENAESSMPFACHLCPRRFGYKVAFAAHMKHHSSKLTCVCPVCEKSFQYKGSLVQHLKSAHAGERLCCKTCDRSFLRVSGFINHMDKHNVMTPFYCDICQIYLSQRGYSKHMLTHQQKVQESGPGESVEEMMEPLSEEDMDDSLDSSVVEEVETEKEALEKEELQQDDHEEQEKSE from the exons ATGATACACAAGTGTGTGATCGGCGGCTGCCCGAACCGATCGGACTCCATTATCCACTACATGCTGCCGGAGGACCCGAGGAGACGCAGCCTGTGGATGAAGTTTATCGAGGACAGTGAAGCTGCTGTTGCTGTGGGAAGCGCAGGCTCTTCATGGCGGGTGTGTGGAGATCATTTCTCGGAGGAGAGTTTCTTCACTCTGAATCTGGGCTTTAGCACATGCAGGATCCTGAGCGTCGATGCGGTTCCTACTGTTCATCCTGCAGCCCGGACAGCCGAGAAAGAGACACCG GAAGCTGAAACTGAAAGCATTGAAAACGACACATGCAGCATCACCATTTCTGACACCATTTCTCTGGCGTGCGTCAAAGACGAGCCCGTCGAATATGAGCTGAGCACCAATGCCACACCAGGCCAAGAGCACAACTCCTCTCAGGACGAGGACATGAAGGATGAAGAGCTGGAGCAGGCTGTGACCAACGACAGCTTAGTCGTAGAGCCTAAAAAACATCGCGCCAGCGCAAACTTAATCAACTGTCCTAAATGCAGCCAGAGGTTTCGCAGCAGACGCACGCTGATGAAACACTGGCGGGCTCATCACGCTAAGAAGAAACCCAAATCTGAGCAGAAAGAGAAGTCAGGGCTTCATTCAGAAGCCCCGATGAATCCAGAAGATAAGTTCCTCTGTCGGCAGTGTGGAAAAGGCTTCGCGCATCAGGCCTTTCTAAAAGCTCACAGGAAAGTCCACGAAAACGCTGAATCAAGCATGCCGTTCGCTTGCCATTTATGTCCCCGAAGATTCGGCTACAAAGTGGCGTTTGCTGCCCACATGAAGCATCACTCGTCCAAACTGACGTGCGTGTGTCCCGTCTGCGAAAAAAGCTTCCAGTACAAAGGATCTCTCGTTCAGCACCTCAAATCGGCTCATGCAGGAGAGCGTCTGTGCTGTAAGACCTGCGATAGGAGCTTCCTGAGGGTCAGCGGCTTCATTAACCACATGGACAAACACAACGTCATGACTCCGTTTTACTGCGACATCTGCCAGATCTACCTGTCGCAGAGGGGATACTCTAAACACATGCTCACCCACCAGCAGAAGGTCCAAGAGAGCGGCCCGGGAGAGTCGGTGGAGGAGATGATGGAGCCGCTCAGCGAAGAGGACATGGACGATTCACTGGATTCATCTGTGGTGGAGGAGGTGGAGACCGAAAAAGAGGCCCTGGAAAAGGAAGAGCTTCAGCAGGATGATCACGAGGAGCAGGAGAAGAGCGAGTGA